In Mycobacterium sp. Aquia_213, the sequence ACTGACCCCGGCCAACGCCTCGATGCGCGCCGGCACGTGCTTGTGCCATGGCGTTCCGGCGTAGGAGTCACGCCACCCGGTAGAGGTCAGCGTGTTCGGGGCGACGCCCGGGATGATGGTCTGCCCATCCTCCGCGACGTAGTCGAGCCCAAAACCGTTGGGCAGGGCCGCATGTCCGGGAAGCATCGTCTCGGTGATCTCGATGGTCGCCTCGGCGCTGCCGGCCGCGGTGGTGATGCGCGCCCGAGCGCCGTCGACGAGTCCGAGGTCCTGGGCATCCTCGACGCTGACGCGCAATGCTCCGTCGGCGTCGCGTTTACGCCAGGACGGGTCGCGGAAAATGTCGTTGGCGGTGTAAGCGCGCCGCTCGCCCACCGACAACACGATGGGCAGTTCCGCCGTGGTCAGTCGCGGCGGCGCGGCGGCCAACGCCCGCAAATCGTCGAGCATCTCCGGGATTTCGAGCGCGATCTTGTGATCGGAGTGGGTGATCAGCGCGAAGTCGTCCACATAGTCGTGCGCGGTGAATACCACCCCCGACGGGTTGTTCAGGATGGCGTCGAACAGCGCGTTGCCGTCGGCGTGGCCGGCCCGCCGCACGGCCTCGGGATAGGTCATCGCCGTCTTCTGCGCCAGCCCCCACACCGCGGCGGCCCCGGCCATACCGTCGGGCAGCGTCGGCCCGAGCGTTTCGTAGAGCACATACGGAACCAGCCGCGCCATCGTCGGATTGCCCGCTACGGCGTTCAGGAATGCCTCGGCGTAAGCCTCGCGGCCCTGGTCGGCGGCCTCGCGCAGCGGCCGCAGGTCAGCGTCGTCGAGCACGCCGAGCGCGCGCACCAGCCGAGTCCAGATCTCCGGCTCGGGCAGCGTTCCCGGCCGCGGCTTGAGCAGCGGTCGGCGCAAGTGAAAGCCGTTGTGCGGGAACTCGAAATTGAAGAACGTGGCCTCAGTCTTCTCGTATTGAGATGCGGCGGGTAATACGTAGTGAGCCAGTCGCGCGGTCTCGGTCATCGCGACGTCGACGACCACCATCAGTTCCAGCGATTGAAAAGCCTCCCGGCACGCCGTCGAGTCGGCCAGCGAGTGCGCGGGATTGGCGCTTTCCACGATCATCGCCCGGAACCGATCCGGGTGGTCGGTGAGTATCTCTTCGGGAACGGCGTTGGAAGGGATCAGGCCCGCAATGATCGGCGCGCCGGTGACGGGGGTGCGGCCCGACACCGTGCTGAACAGCGGCGCCAGCGACGAATGTAGGTGCTGGCCACCCTTTTTCGCGAAGTTGCCGGTGAAGATCCAGAGCAGCTTGTTCAAGTAGGAACTCAGGGTGCTGTTGGGCGCCTGCTGAACACCGAGGTCTTCGAACACCGAGACGCTCTCCGCGGTGCCGATGCGCCGGGCCGCGGTCCGCAATAGCTCCTCGTCCACCCCGCAGCGCTGCGCGTAGTCGGCGACCGAGATGTCGCGCAGCGCGTCACGCACGGTATCGACGCCGTGCACGTGCTCGGCGAGAAATGCTTCGTTACAAAGGTTTTCCTGCACCAGTACCGCGGCCAGGGCGGCCAGGCACCAGGCGTCGGTACCCGGTCGCACCCGCAGGTGGAAGTCGGACATCTTGGCGGTGTCGGTGACGACGGGGTCGATCACGATCATCGATCGCTTCGGGTCTTTGGCGATCTCGTTGAGCACCACCCGGGCCCGGGGAAAGCTTTGCGACATCCACGGATTCTTGCCGACGAACACCGCGACTTCGGCGTGCTCGAATTCGCCGCGGGTGTGCCCGCCGTACAGCTGCCCGTCGACCCAGGCTTCACCGGTCTTCTCTTGCGCCAGCGCGTTCGACCGGTACTTCGACCCCAGGGCCTTCAGGAAGGCGCCGCTGTATGCCCCGCCGAGATGGTTACCCTGCCCGCCGCCGCCGTAGTAGAAGATCTTGTCGCCGCCGTAGGCGTCACGGATGTGCTTGAATCCCTCGGCGATCTCGACAATCGCGGTTTCCCAATCGATTTCCTCGTAACTGCCATCGGCCCGGCGGCGCATCGGGGAGGTCAGTCGAGCGCGGTTGTTCTGGTAGTGGTCCAGCCGCAGCGCCTTATTGCAGGTGTAGCCCTGCGACGCCGGGTGGTCTTTGTCGCCGCGGATGCGCGACAGCGTGCGATCTTCGACTTGTACGACGATGCCGCAGTTGCATTCGCAGAGGATGCATGCGGTCGACTGCCACTCAGCGGCCATCGCGGGACTTCCTTTCGGACTACTTCTTCAAGGCGGTCAGCAGCGCGTTGCGCAGCTGACGGTGAGTGAGATCCAGCGGCGCCACATCGCGCCGCACCCGGGCCAACACGATGGCACCCTCGAGCGCCGACGTGGTCAGCACCGATAGTTCGCTGGCCTGCGCGGGCGGTATGCCGTCGGCGATGAGGCGCTGTGCGACCTGGCCGTTCCAGCGATCGAACACCGCTGCGGCCCGCTCGACGACGGGGGCCATCCGCTCGCGGTCCTGCTCGTCCCCGGATTCGACGGAAACCGCCACGACGGGACAGCCGGCGCGAAAATCGCTGTCCAGCAACTGGCGCCGGTACTTATCGAACAGGGTGTCCAGCAGGTCGAGGCCGCTATAGGCCTCGTCGATGACCGCGCCGACGTGCTCGCCGGCGTAATCGACCGCCTCGCAAAGCAGTTGGGTCCGACCGCCGGGGAAGTAGTGATAGGCCGACCCGCGCGGCGCGCCGCTGTGCTCCAGCACGTCCGAAATCGCGGTGGCGCGGGCGCCCCGTTCCCGGATCAACAGCGCAGCAGAGATCACCATCCGCTCGCGTGGACTTCGCATCGCACCCCTCTCGGCTATGTATGATGCTATACATAATCGTCGGCAGGCGGAAGTTCTCGGCGCGACATCGGCGGATGTCAGCTATTTCCGCAGTTACAAGGCGGCGCGCGCGGGCGAATCTTCAGCGGCGACGGCCCACAGCACCTCGAACAAGTTGCGGTGCATCTCGGCGTACTCGAGGCTCTCGACCACCAGCGCAAAGTTCTCGCGCTGGGACGAAATCATCGCCGCCGACATGTCGCCGATGATCATCGACATCGTGAAGAGGTATTCCGCGGGCACATAACGGGTGCGGCGATAGTCGTCTTGGCTGGTGGGCCAGCCGCCGGGCAGATCCTTCTCGGGCGACCTCAACACATGCAGCCACAGCTGACGCGCACGGCGCCCGGCGATGTACTCCTGCATCGCCTCGACTCCCGGCACGCTCAACAAGTCGCGCATCGACAAAACGCCGCGCAGCGGCGAAGGCCAGTCCAAGGTCTCGAACAACGCTGTCCTGATACCGGTCGCGCCCTCCAGATACCGCACCCGCGGAGCCGTGCCGGCCTTGGCATGAAAGGCACGTAGTTGTGGCACTACCGAATCCAGCACCCGGCGCCGCTGACTCCATTCGTCCAGCAGGCGTTGCGGATCTGCGGCTCGCACAACAGTTCTGGGGCGTCCGCCGGCTTTCGGGTCGTCGCGATGGCTGCCACCTTCGATCAGTGAAACCAGCCCACGCTGGGCGAGGCGTTTGGCGATGTCGTATGCGTTGGTGCGGCTGATCCGGGACGCCTGGGCGAGCTGGGCAATGGTTGCCGAGTCCGTGTTGAGCGCCGCCAGATAGAACCGAGCCTCCTTCGGTTCAAGCCCGGCTTCGACGAGCTCTGCCCACATTGCGTGTCTCTCCCGTCAAGCTCTGGGAAGCGTCAATGGGCGAGGGCCTTCTCCACGCCGACGCCGGTCAACGATCGAACCTCCATCTCCGCTTGCTTGGCCGGGTCCTCGGGCCGGCGCCGCCCGACGTAGGTTCCGATGACGCCGAGCGCGAACGCCAGCGGAATGCTGACGATGCCCGGGTTCGACAGCGGGAACCACGCGAAGTCGGCGTGCGGGAACATTGCCGAGCGATTTCCGGAAACCGCGGGCGAGAAGACGATGAGGACCAGACAACTGATCAGCCCGCCGTAGATGCTGAACAGGGCGCCGGCGGTGTTGAAGTTCTTCCAGAACAACGAATACAGCAGGGTCGGCAGGTTCGCGGAGGCGGCGACGGCAAATGCCAGAGCCACCAGGAACGCCACATTCTGGCCCATCGCAAGGATTCCGAGAACGATGGCCAGGATGCCGATCACCACGACCATGATCCGCGACACCCGAACTTGTTGTTCCTCGGAGGCCGCACCCCGTTTGATCACACCGGCGTAGATATCGTGGGCGAACGACGTGGCCGCCGTGATCGCTAGTCCGGCCACCACCGCCAGGATCGTCGCGAACGCGACGGCGGCGATCACGCCGAGGAAGATCGTTCCGCCCAACTTGAATGCGAGTAACGGCGCCGCGGAGTTCTCTTTCCCGGCGGTCGCCAGTATCACGTCGGGGCCGACCAACCACGCCGCGCCGTAGCCGATGGCCAACGAGAACAGGTAGAAAGTTCCGATCGCGCCGATCGCCCAGGTGACCGAGCGACGTGCCTGGATGGCGGTGGGGACCGTGTAGAAGCGCATCAGCGCGTGCGGCAGTCCGGCGGTGCCCAACACCAGGGCGATACCCAACGACAGGAAGTCCAGCTTGGTGATGTGGTTCGAGCCGTACTTCGCACCCGGTTCCAGGATGTTGTGACCGGCCACGGCATGGTTCTTCGAATGATCCACCACGCCTTGGGCATTGGCGAGCAGTTGGGAGAAGTTGCCCCGCACCGCGATCACGACCAGCAGGAAGATGATCGCCGCGCCCGTCACCAGCAGAACGGCCTTCACCATCTGCACGTACGTGGTGCCCTTCATCCCGCCGATGAGCACGTAGGCGATCATCAGGGCGCCGACGATCGCAACCACAGTCGACTGGCCCACTTCACTTTTGACGTCGAGCAACAAGGCGACCAGTCCGCCCGCGCCCGCCATCTGTGCGAGGAGATAGAACAGCGAGACCGTGAGGGTCGACACCGCGGCGGCCATCCGGACGGGGCGTTCCCGCAGCCGGAAGCTCAACACGTCGGCCATCGTGAAGCGGCCGGTATTGCGCAGCATCTCGGCAACCAGCAGCAGTGCTACCAGCCACGCCACCAAGAAGCCGATCGAGTAGAGGAACCCGTCGTAGCCGTAGACCGCGATGGCGCCGGACACGCCGAGGAACGACGCGGCCGAAAGGTAGTCGCCGGCGATCGCGAATCCGTTTTGCGCCCCCGTGAATTCGCCGCCGCCGGTGTAGAAATCGCTGGGC encodes:
- a CDS encoding molybdopterin-dependent oxidoreductase, whose product is MAAEWQSTACILCECNCGIVVQVEDRTLSRIRGDKDHPASQGYTCNKALRLDHYQNNRARLTSPMRRRADGSYEEIDWETAIVEIAEGFKHIRDAYGGDKIFYYGGGGQGNHLGGAYSGAFLKALGSKYRSNALAQEKTGEAWVDGQLYGGHTRGEFEHAEVAVFVGKNPWMSQSFPRARVVLNEIAKDPKRSMIVIDPVVTDTAKMSDFHLRVRPGTDAWCLAALAAVLVQENLCNEAFLAEHVHGVDTVRDALRDISVADYAQRCGVDEELLRTAARRIGTAESVSVFEDLGVQQAPNSTLSSYLNKLLWIFTGNFAKKGGQHLHSSLAPLFSTVSGRTPVTGAPIIAGLIPSNAVPEEILTDHPDRFRAMIVESANPAHSLADSTACREAFQSLELMVVVDVAMTETARLAHYVLPAASQYEKTEATFFNFEFPHNGFHLRRPLLKPRPGTLPEPEIWTRLVRALGVLDDADLRPLREAADQGREAYAEAFLNAVAGNPTMARLVPYVLYETLGPTLPDGMAGAAAVWGLAQKTAMTYPEAVRRAGHADGNALFDAILNNPSGVVFTAHDYVDDFALITHSDHKIALEIPEMLDDLRALAAAPPRLTTAELPIVLSVGERRAYTANDIFRDPSWRKRDADGALRVSVEDAQDLGLVDGARARITTAAGSAEATIEITETMLPGHAALPNGFGLDYVAEDGQTIIPGVAPNTLTSTGWRDSYAGTPWHKHVPARIEALAGVSSRS
- a CDS encoding TetR/AcrR family transcriptional regulator codes for the protein MRSPRERMVISAALLIRERGARATAISDVLEHSGAPRGSAYHYFPGGRTQLLCEAVDYAGEHVGAVIDEAYSGLDLLDTLFDKYRRQLLDSDFRAGCPVVAVSVESGDEQDRERMAPVVERAAAVFDRWNGQVAQRLIADGIPPAQASELSVLTTSALEGAIVLARVRRDVAPLDLTHRQLRNALLTALKK
- a CDS encoding TrmB family transcriptional regulator, coding for MWAELVEAGLEPKEARFYLAALNTDSATIAQLAQASRISRTNAYDIAKRLAQRGLVSLIEGGSHRDDPKAGGRPRTVVRAADPQRLLDEWSQRRRVLDSVVPQLRAFHAKAGTAPRVRYLEGATGIRTALFETLDWPSPLRGVLSMRDLLSVPGVEAMQEYIAGRRARQLWLHVLRSPEKDLPGGWPTSQDDYRRTRYVPAEYLFTMSMIIGDMSAAMISSQRENFALVVESLEYAEMHRNLFEVLWAVAAEDSPARAAL
- a CDS encoding cation acetate symporter, with amino-acid sequence MTATLAAANVGNPVINISVFAVFVIGTMALVIWAGRSTKKPSDFYTGGGEFTGAQNGFAIAGDYLSAASFLGVSGAIAVYGYDGFLYSIGFLVAWLVALLLVAEMLRNTGRFTMADVLSFRLRERPVRMAAAVSTLTVSLFYLLAQMAGAGGLVALLLDVKSEVGQSTVVAIVGALMIAYVLIGGMKGTTYVQMVKAVLLVTGAAIIFLLVVIAVRGNFSQLLANAQGVVDHSKNHAVAGHNILEPGAKYGSNHITKLDFLSLGIALVLGTAGLPHALMRFYTVPTAIQARRSVTWAIGAIGTFYLFSLAIGYGAAWLVGPDVILATAGKENSAAPLLAFKLGGTIFLGVIAAVAFATILAVVAGLAITAATSFAHDIYAGVIKRGAASEEQQVRVSRIMVVVIGILAIVLGILAMGQNVAFLVALAFAVAASANLPTLLYSLFWKNFNTAGALFSIYGGLISCLVLIVFSPAVSGNRSAMFPHADFAWFPLSNPGIVSIPLAFALGVIGTYVGRRRPEDPAKQAEMEVRSLTGVGVEKALAH